One part of the Truepera radiovictrix DSM 17093 genome encodes these proteins:
- a CDS encoding glycosyltransferase family 4 protein: MAVRRVGGGGVKIAMLAPIAWRVPPRHYGPWERVVSLLTEGLVRRGVDVTLFATADSQTQARLSAVVPRPYEEDPTLDAKVWEGLHLANLFEQADAFDLIHNHYDFLPLTYSGLVRTPVVTTIHGFSSARILPVYRRYNGRTHYVAISDADRHPELTYLATVHHGIDLGAFTLRETPEDYLLFFGRLHPDKGAAEAIQVAQRAERPLVLAGIIQDQRYFEREIAPHLGDRVRYVGSVGPEERNRLLGGAAALLHLINFDEPFGLSMVEAMACGTPVIATPRGSVPEIVRDGVNGFVVTGLEAATAAVAQLPELDRRAIRADAAARFSQERMVDDYLRVYERILTA, translated from the coding sequence ATGGCGGTGCGCCGCGTAGGCGGCGGGGGCGTCAAGATCGCCATGCTCGCCCCCATCGCTTGGCGCGTGCCGCCGCGCCACTACGGCCCCTGGGAACGCGTGGTCTCGCTGCTTACCGAGGGGCTCGTGCGGCGGGGCGTCGACGTTACGCTCTTCGCCACCGCCGACTCGCAGACCCAAGCGCGCCTCTCGGCCGTCGTGCCGCGCCCCTACGAGGAGGACCCCACGCTCGACGCCAAGGTGTGGGAGGGGTTGCACCTCGCCAACCTCTTCGAGCAGGCGGACGCTTTCGACCTCATCCACAACCACTACGACTTTCTGCCGCTCACCTATAGCGGCCTGGTCCGCACCCCCGTCGTCACGACCATCCACGGGTTCTCGTCGGCGCGCATCCTGCCCGTCTACCGGCGCTACAATGGCCGCACCCACTACGTCGCCATCAGCGACGCCGACCGCCACCCCGAACTGACCTACCTCGCCACCGTGCACCACGGCATCGACCTCGGCGCCTTTACGCTGCGCGAGACGCCCGAGGACTACCTGCTCTTTTTTGGACGCCTCCACCCCGACAAGGGTGCCGCCGAAGCCATCCAGGTCGCCCAAAGGGCCGAGCGCCCCCTCGTCTTGGCGGGCATCATCCAAGACCAGAGGTACTTCGAGCGGGAGATTGCGCCCCACCTCGGCGACCGCGTGCGCTACGTCGGGTCGGTCGGACCGGAGGAGCGAAACCGGCTTTTAGGCGGCGCGGCGGCGCTGTTGCACCTCATCAACTTCGACGAACCCTTCGGTCTGTCGATGGTCGAGGCGATGGCCTGTGGCACACCGGTGATCGCTACCCCGCGCGGGTCGGTGCCGGAGATCGTGCGCGACGGGGTAAACGGTTTTGTCGTGACGGGGCTCGAGGCGGCGACAGCAGCCGTCGCGCAGCTCCCTGAACTAGATCGCCGCGCCATACGCGCGGACGCCGCGGCGCGCTTTAGCCAGGAGCGGATGGTCGACGACTACCTGCGGGTGTACGAGCGGATTTTGACGGCCTAG
- a CDS encoding cation:proton antiporter: MLNPFYEVALLLLIAALVGAVAVRLRQPLIIAFIVVGILVGPSALGVIDPGELWGLLAELGIALLLFVVGLKLDVQLVRRMGPTALATGLGQVAFTSGVGFVIARALGLAPVAALYVAVALTFSSTIIIVKLLSDKREIDALHGRIAVGFLIVQDLVVVLAMIVLTALGEGSDRHPLLEALAVGLRGLLFLGGTFALALLLPRLLHLLARSAELLVLFAVAWAVALGAAGDLLGFSAEVGAFLAGVALASTPYREAIASRLVSLRDFLLLFFFINLGAGLELGLLGAQVVPALVLSAFVLVGNPLIVMLIMRWLGYRKRTGFLAGLTVAQISEFSLILAALGASLGHIGRDTVGLITLVGLVTIALSTYLILYSNELYTRLAPLLRPFERRVPFRESEGDANAGARGADALVFGLGRFGGRLLRELHKGGLTVHGVDFDPETVRRWRAAGVTAHYGDAEDPEYPGTLELSGVRWVVSSIPHLEVNVALLHGLRHYGYGGRVAVTAHSRAVGDALRAAGADLVLFPFKDAAERAAQEVLARLEAEPLPR; encoded by the coding sequence ATGCTAAACCCCTTTTACGAGGTCGCTTTGCTCCTCCTGATCGCCGCGCTCGTCGGCGCGGTGGCGGTGCGGCTCAGGCAGCCGCTGATCATCGCCTTTATCGTGGTCGGCATCCTCGTGGGCCCGTCTGCTCTGGGCGTCATCGACCCGGGCGAGCTGTGGGGGCTGCTGGCGGAGCTCGGCATCGCGCTGCTGCTCTTTGTGGTGGGGCTCAAGCTCGACGTGCAGCTCGTGCGGCGGATGGGACCGACCGCGCTTGCCACGGGCCTCGGGCAGGTCGCGTTCACCTCGGGGGTGGGGTTTGTGATCGCGCGCGCGCTCGGGTTAGCGCCGGTAGCGGCGCTCTACGTCGCGGTGGCGCTGACCTTTTCAAGCACCATCATCATCGTCAAACTGCTCTCGGACAAACGCGAGATCGACGCCCTGCACGGGCGCATCGCGGTGGGGTTTCTGATCGTCCAGGACCTCGTGGTGGTGCTCGCCATGATCGTCCTGACGGCGCTCGGCGAGGGCAGCGACCGCCACCCCCTCCTCGAGGCCCTCGCCGTGGGGCTGCGGGGGCTGCTGTTTCTGGGGGGCACCTTCGCGCTGGCGCTGCTGTTGCCGCGGCTGCTACACCTGCTCGCGCGCTCGGCGGAGCTGCTGGTGCTCTTTGCGGTCGCTTGGGCCGTCGCGCTCGGCGCAGCGGGCGACCTTTTGGGTTTTAGCGCCGAGGTCGGGGCCTTTCTCGCGGGGGTCGCGCTCGCCTCGACCCCGTACCGCGAAGCGATCGCCTCGCGGCTCGTGTCGCTGCGCGACTTTCTCCTGCTCTTTTTCTTTATCAACCTAGGCGCCGGGCTCGAGCTCGGGCTTTTGGGCGCGCAGGTCGTCCCCGCTTTGGTGCTCTCGGCGTTTGTGCTAGTCGGCAACCCGCTGATCGTCATGCTGATCATGCGCTGGCTCGGCTACCGCAAACGCACGGGGTTTTTGGCGGGGCTCACCGTCGCGCAGATCAGCGAGTTTTCGCTGATCCTCGCCGCCCTCGGTGCCTCGCTGGGGCACATCGGGCGCGACACGGTCGGGCTCATCACCTTGGTGGGGCTCGTTACCATCGCGCTGTCGACCTACCTCATCCTCTACTCGAACGAGCTCTACACCCGCCTCGCCCCGCTGCTGCGCCCCTTCGAGCGGCGCGTCCCCTTTCGCGAGAGCGAGGGCGACGCCAACGCGGGCGCGCGCGGCGCCGACGCGCTCGTCTTCGGCCTCGGACGCTTCGGCGGTCGGTTGCTGCGCGAGCTGCACAAGGGGGGGCTCACGGTGCACGGCGTCGACTTCGACCCCGAGACGGTGCGACGGTGGCGCGCGGCCGGGGTGACGGCGCACTACGGCGACGCCGAAGACCCAGAGTACCCGGGTACGCTGGAACTCAGCGGCGTGCGCTGGGTGGTCTCGAGCATCCCCCACCTGGAGGTCAACGTGGCGCTGCTGCACGGGCTGCGCCACTACGGCTACGGCGGCCGCGTGGCGGTCACCGCCCACAGCCGCGCCGTCGGCGACGCGCTCAGGGCGGCGGGCGCGGACCTCGTGCTCTTCCCCTTTAAAGACGCCGCCGAGCGCGCGGCGCAGGAGGTGCTCGCGCGCCTCGAGGCCGAGCCCCTCCCACGCTAG
- a CDS encoding M3 family oligoendopeptidase, with translation MSQTASLPHWQLTSIFPGLDAPAYAQAKAELRERVEALRSAMDARGVGAAREPLPTHSEQVATFDALLDQLNDLYVRFATLRAFLVGFIATDAFNDRAQAEASSLQPLGSELSFLSTRFTAWVGALDAERLLKGSERARAHAYFVRRSKEEAAHLMGSEAEELAAALHPSSGGAWAKLHGDLISRETLRVTLPGRGEAELPLTELRNLQSDPDPEVRRSAFEAELELLERNAVPFAAALNSIKGQVNELTRRRGWASALDEAIFENRISARSLAAMQGACEAHFPLFRRYLAAKAKFLGQETLAWYDLLAPVGVGAPRRFSWDEAQAFVVEAFGSYSAALAAFAQRSFDEHWHDVPPRKGKRNGAFCMGVPGVQESRLLHNFGGNLDDVFTLAHELGHAYHNACAYAYGRTELQSDTPMTLAETASIFCETIVVNALLTRADDRERLAILEQDLLGSTQLVLDIHSRFLFERAVFERRRERELSVAELNELMLEAQAATYGDALDESARHPLMWAHKGHYYSVGRSFYNFPYTFGYLFGLGLYAQYQDQPEGWHERYDALLAATGMEDANTLAARFGIDLESGAFWEASLKVAEARVREYEALVARFSP, from the coding sequence ATGAGCCAAACCGCCTCCTTACCGCACTGGCAACTCACCTCGATCTTCCCGGGGCTCGACGCGCCCGCGTACGCGCAGGCCAAAGCCGAGCTGCGTGAGCGCGTCGAGGCGCTCCGGTCGGCCATGGACGCGCGCGGCGTGGGCGCCGCGCGCGAACCCCTGCCCACCCACAGCGAACAGGTCGCCACCTTCGACGCGCTTCTCGATCAGCTCAACGACCTCTACGTCCGCTTCGCCACGCTGCGCGCCTTTTTGGTAGGCTTTATCGCCACGGACGCCTTTAACGACCGCGCGCAGGCGGAAGCCTCCTCGCTCCAGCCGCTGGGGAGCGAACTCAGCTTTTTGAGCACCCGCTTTACCGCCTGGGTCGGCGCGTTGGACGCCGAAAGGCTCCTTAAGGGTTCAGAGCGCGCGCGGGCGCACGCCTACTTCGTACGCCGCAGCAAGGAGGAGGCCGCGCACCTCATGGGGAGCGAGGCCGAAGAGCTCGCCGCCGCCCTGCACCCCAGCAGCGGGGGGGCGTGGGCGAAGCTGCACGGCGACCTGATCAGCCGCGAAACCCTCCGCGTGACGCTCCCCGGCAGGGGCGAAGCCGAGCTTCCGCTCACCGAGCTGCGCAACTTGCAGAGCGACCCCGACCCCGAGGTGCGCCGCAGCGCTTTTGAGGCCGAGCTCGAGCTTTTGGAGCGCAACGCCGTGCCCTTTGCCGCCGCGCTCAATTCGATCAAGGGCCAGGTCAACGAACTCACCCGGCGGCGCGGTTGGGCGAGCGCGTTAGACGAGGCGATCTTCGAAAACCGCATCAGCGCCCGCAGCCTCGCGGCGATGCAAGGGGCGTGCGAGGCGCACTTCCCGCTCTTTCGGCGCTACCTAGCGGCCAAGGCCAAGTTTTTGGGCCAAGAGACGCTCGCCTGGTACGACCTGCTGGCCCCGGTCGGGGTCGGCGCGCCGCGCCGCTTTAGCTGGGACGAGGCCCAGGCGTTCGTGGTCGAGGCTTTTGGCAGCTACTCGGCGGCGCTCGCCGCGTTCGCGCAGCGCTCCTTTGACGAACATTGGCACGACGTCCCGCCGCGCAAGGGCAAACGCAACGGCGCCTTCTGCATGGGCGTCCCCGGGGTGCAGGAGTCGCGGCTGCTGCACAACTTCGGCGGTAACCTCGACGACGTCTTTACCCTGGCGCACGAGCTCGGGCACGCGTATCACAACGCCTGCGCCTACGCTTACGGCCGCACCGAGCTGCAGAGCGACACGCCGATGACGCTCGCCGAAACCGCCAGCATCTTCTGCGAGACGATCGTGGTCAACGCGCTGCTAACGCGCGCCGACGATCGGGAACGCTTGGCGATCCTGGAGCAGGACCTGCTGGGCAGCACGCAGCTCGTCCTCGACATCCACTCGAGGTTTCTGTTCGAGCGCGCCGTGTTCGAGCGCCGCCGCGAACGTGAGCTCTCGGTCGCCGAACTCAACGAGCTGATGCTCGAGGCGCAGGCGGCCACCTACGGCGACGCGCTCGATGAGAGCGCGCGCCACCCGCTCATGTGGGCGCACAAAGGCCACTACTACAGCGTGGGACGGAGCTTTTATAACTTCCCCTACACCTTCGGCTACCTCTTCGGTTTGGGGCTCTACGCCCAGTACCAGGACCAGCCGGAAGGGTGGCACGAACGCTACGACGCGCTGCTCGCCGCGACGGGGATGGAGGACGCGAACACCTTGGCGGCCCGTTTCGGTATCGACTTAGAGAGCGGGGCGTTCTGGGAGGCGAGCCTCAAGGTCGCCGAGGCGCGCGTCCGCGAGTACGAAGCGCTCGTGGCGCGGTTTTCGCCGTAG
- a CDS encoding alpha/beta fold hydrolase: MRLRRRTLLLGCLWLLTACGSRSGAPDPVDAEREAALARFREQAVAWAPCDPSIFPEVLLEPLATLGDRLECATLRAPLDWEVPEGEAINLGVLRVRAGDEAARRGAILTNPGGPGGDGLILGALLGLVFASNGGAELGFEAAAPELLGAVSSAYDVVGFSPRGVGGSFRLYCGTNRRAEPPGFYTDRSPENVQALLTLGERQADACLNTPLSQYINTEQTVRDMDLIRTVMGDEKLNFLGYSYGSWLGAWYAKRFPQHAGNIVLDANVDFTATFEAIFNDFVRGFERAFREVALPFAARNDAVFGLGGSADEVYAVYDGLPEDLKAVLVQGSLSIFAALYSSEAVPDIALTLVAARGVDEALEAFGDTLTLDNFDAFAALVGEQTYAEDAFVDELARTYALTLAQDYLLYRDFLENGPYPVELPPEGAVGTAVTCNDAPWPQGAEHYIRRGNEAHESYPLLGGALTAEPCGFWGAPTAAMPETPSEMAPILMVQTGFDAATPSEGALRAFDSLPNAALIYIENELSHGAFPYNTACVDAAVAAYLLDGTVPQTRVQHCDARPLPGETQVYPPGGVPRPAAARVSAQALLRPAAHHPLYGLLHDTVRQNAADFFGRGQSSPWSR; the protein is encoded by the coding sequence ATGAGGTTACGTAGGCGCACGTTGCTCCTCGGGTGTCTTTGGTTGCTGACGGCGTGCGGCTCCCGCTCGGGAGCGCCCGACCCCGTAGACGCGGAGCGGGAGGCGGCGCTGGCGCGCTTTCGGGAGCAGGCGGTCGCCTGGGCCCCTTGTGATCCGAGCATCTTTCCGGAGGTGCTGCTAGAGCCCCTGGCGACTCTGGGCGACCGCCTCGAGTGCGCGACGCTCCGCGCGCCGCTCGACTGGGAGGTGCCCGAGGGCGAGGCGATCAACTTGGGCGTGTTGCGGGTGCGCGCCGGGGACGAAGCCGCCCGCCGCGGCGCGATCCTCACCAACCCCGGGGGGCCGGGGGGCGACGGCCTCATCCTGGGGGCGCTGCTCGGGTTGGTGTTCGCCAGCAACGGGGGGGCGGAGCTCGGCTTCGAGGCCGCCGCGCCCGAGCTGCTCGGCGCGGTCTCGAGCGCCTACGACGTCGTCGGCTTTTCCCCGCGCGGGGTAGGGGGGAGCTTCCGCCTCTACTGCGGGACGAACCGGCGCGCCGAACCGCCGGGCTTCTACACCGACCGCTCGCCCGAAAACGTTCAGGCGCTCCTCACGCTCGGGGAGCGCCAAGCGGACGCCTGCTTGAATACCCCCCTAAGCCAGTACATCAACACCGAGCAGACCGTGCGCGACATGGACCTGATCCGCACCGTGATGGGCGACGAAAAGCTCAACTTCCTGGGGTACTCGTACGGCTCCTGGTTGGGGGCTTGGTACGCCAAGCGCTTCCCGCAACACGCGGGCAACATCGTGTTAGACGCCAACGTCGACTTTACGGCGACCTTTGAGGCCATCTTTAACGACTTCGTCCGGGGGTTCGAGCGCGCCTTTAGGGAGGTCGCCTTGCCCTTTGCCGCGCGCAACGACGCGGTCTTCGGCCTCGGCGGCAGCGCCGATGAGGTCTACGCGGTCTACGACGGGCTGCCCGAAGACCTCAAAGCGGTCCTCGTGCAGGGTTCGCTGTCGATCTTCGCCGCGCTCTACAGCTCCGAAGCGGTGCCCGATATCGCCCTGACGCTCGTCGCGGCGCGGGGGGTCGACGAGGCGCTAGAGGCGTTTGGTGACACGCTCACCCTCGACAACTTCGACGCGTTCGCGGCGCTCGTGGGCGAGCAGACGTACGCCGAAGACGCGTTCGTCGACGAACTCGCCCGCACCTACGCGCTCACCCTCGCGCAGGACTACCTCCTCTACCGCGACTTTTTGGAGAACGGCCCCTACCCGGTCGAGCTGCCGCCGGAGGGGGCTGTTGGTACTGCCGTGACCTGCAACGACGCCCCCTGGCCTCAGGGCGCGGAGCACTACATCAGGCGCGGCAACGAGGCGCACGAGAGCTATCCCTTACTGGGCGGGGCCCTGACGGCCGAGCCGTGCGGCTTCTGGGGCGCGCCGACCGCCGCGATGCCCGAGACGCCGAGCGAGATGGCCCCCATCCTGATGGTGCAGACCGGTTTTGACGCCGCGACCCCGAGCGAGGGGGCGCTGCGCGCCTTTGACTCGCTGCCGAACGCGGCGCTTATCTACATCGAAAACGAGCTGTCGCACGGGGCTTTCCCCTACAACACCGCGTGCGTCGATGCGGCGGTAGCCGCTTACCTTTTAGACGGCACGGTGCCACAGACGCGGGTGCAGCATTGCGACGCCCGCCCCCTCCCTGGGGAGACGCAGGTCTACCCGCCGGGCGGGGTGCCGCGCCCCGCGGCGGCGCGCGTCTCCGCGCAGGCGCTCTTGAGGCCCGCCGCGCACCACCCGCTGTACGGGCTGCTGCACGATACCGTGCGTCAAAACGCCGCCGACTTTTTTGGGCGCGGCCAAAGCTCGCCCTGGAGCCGCTAG
- the glgX gene encoding glycogen debranching protein GlgX: MELRPGHPFPLGASWDGLGVNFALYSQHATHVELLLFDSPEAEAPSQTIALPERTGPVWHGYFIGIYPGQLYAYRVHGPFEPHHGHRFNPHKVLLDPYAKALGREPRWHSALFAYRLGDPQADLSFNDEDSAPYAPLGRVVEDAFEWGDDRHPNIPWEETIIYETHVKGISKLHPEVDEHLRGTYLGLASAPILEHLTSLGVTTIELLPVQAFTNDQYLVDKGLSNYWGYNPLAYFAPHPGYATRPEAAVQEFKMMVRALHKAGLEVLIDVVYNHTGEGNRMGPTLSFKGIDNVSYYKTKPDERRYYMDYTGTGNTLDATQPAVVRLITDSLRYWVQEMHVDGFRFDLATSLARGFDDVNMHATMMQAIEQDPVLSKVKLIAEPWDVGPNGYQVGGFPWNWSEWNGRYRDTVRAFWHGGEGLTAELATRVTGSSDLYAHRGRRPFASVNFITAHDGFTLQDLVSYNHKHNEANGENNRDGEDHNSSYNGGAEGPTDDPAVLKNRETRKRTFLATLLLSQGVPMILGGDELSRTQGGNNNAYCQDNPISWFDWELDEREEGFLNFVKDLIAFRKAHPIFQRRHFLTGREVNGCRDVTWIHPEGREMHEGDWHNPKLRALGMLLCGEASSELPQTGQGAPDESYLVLFHGKRPARFVLPDVPGHPGWLWERLWATEPGRARRLRPLHAGSSLILPTGQISVLRGVEPR, translated from the coding sequence GTGGAACTGCGACCTGGACACCCCTTTCCGTTGGGCGCGTCGTGGGATGGTCTGGGGGTCAACTTTGCCCTTTACAGCCAGCACGCGACGCACGTTGAACTCCTACTTTTCGATAGCCCCGAAGCGGAGGCGCCGTCTCAGACCATCGCCCTCCCCGAACGCACGGGACCGGTGTGGCACGGCTACTTTATCGGGATCTATCCGGGACAGCTCTACGCCTACCGGGTGCACGGCCCCTTTGAACCGCACCACGGGCACCGCTTCAACCCCCACAAAGTGCTTTTAGACCCCTACGCCAAGGCGCTCGGCCGCGAGCCGCGGTGGCACAGCGCGCTGTTCGCCTACCGCCTGGGCGACCCGCAAGCGGACCTCAGCTTTAATGACGAGGACAGCGCCCCCTACGCCCCCCTCGGGAGAGTCGTCGAAGACGCTTTTGAGTGGGGGGATGACCGGCACCCCAACATCCCGTGGGAAGAGACGATCATCTACGAAACGCACGTCAAGGGCATCAGCAAGCTGCACCCCGAGGTCGACGAGCACCTGCGCGGGACCTACCTGGGGCTCGCCTCGGCGCCCATCTTAGAGCACCTGACCTCGCTCGGCGTCACCACCATCGAGCTTTTGCCGGTGCAGGCTTTTACCAACGACCAGTACCTCGTCGACAAGGGGTTGTCGAACTACTGGGGGTACAACCCGCTCGCCTACTTCGCGCCGCACCCGGGCTACGCGACGCGCCCCGAAGCGGCGGTGCAGGAATTCAAGATGATGGTGCGGGCGCTTCACAAAGCGGGCTTAGAGGTGCTCATCGACGTGGTCTACAACCACACCGGCGAGGGCAACCGGATGGGGCCGACGCTCTCTTTTAAGGGGATCGACAACGTCTCTTACTACAAGACCAAACCCGACGAGCGCCGCTACTACATGGACTACACGGGTACCGGCAACACGCTAGACGCCACCCAACCGGCCGTGGTGCGCCTCATTACCGACTCGCTGCGCTACTGGGTTCAGGAGATGCACGTCGACGGTTTCCGCTTCGACCTCGCGACCTCGCTCGCGCGCGGTTTCGACGACGTCAACATGCACGCGACGATGATGCAGGCTATCGAGCAAGACCCCGTGCTCTCGAAGGTCAAACTCATCGCCGAACCGTGGGATGTGGGCCCCAACGGGTATCAGGTCGGCGGGTTTCCCTGGAACTGGTCGGAGTGGAACGGCCGCTACCGCGACACCGTCCGCGCGTTCTGGCACGGCGGGGAGGGGCTCACGGCCGAGCTTGCGACGCGCGTCACCGGTAGCAGCGACCTCTACGCGCACCGTGGGCGCCGCCCGTTCGCTTCGGTGAACTTTATCACTGCCCACGACGGTTTTACCTTGCAAGACCTCGTTTCGTACAACCACAAGCACAACGAGGCCAACGGCGAGAACAACCGCGACGGTGAAGACCACAACAGCTCGTATAACGGCGGCGCCGAGGGGCCGACCGACGACCCGGCGGTGCTAAAAAATCGCGAGACGCGCAAACGCACCTTTTTGGCGACCCTGCTGCTCTCGCAGGGGGTGCCGATGATCCTGGGCGGCGACGAGCTCTCCCGTACCCAGGGGGGGAACAACAACGCCTACTGCCAAGACAACCCCATCAGCTGGTTCGACTGGGAGCTCGACGAGCGCGAGGAGGGCTTTTTAAACTTCGTCAAGGACCTGATCGCTTTCCGCAAGGCGCACCCCATCTTTCAGCGGCGGCACTTTTTAACCGGGCGCGAGGTGAATGGTTGCCGCGACGTGACCTGGATCCACCCCGAGGGGCGTGAGATGCATGAGGGCGACTGGCACAACCCGAAGCTGCGCGCGTTGGGGATGCTTCTATGCGGCGAAGCGTCTTCGGAGCTGCCGCAAACGGGTCAGGGGGCCCCGGATGAGAGCTACTTGGTGCTCTTTCACGGCAAGCGCCCCGCGCGCTTCGTGCTCCCCGACGTACCGGGGCACCCCGGATGGCTCTGGGAGCGGCTCTGGGCGACCGAGCCGGGTCGGGCGCGGCGGTTGCGGCCGCTGCACGCCGGCAGCAGCCTGATCCTGCCGACGGGGCAGATCTCGGTGCTGCGCGGGGTAGAGCCGAGGTAA
- a CDS encoding MarR family winged helix-turn-helix transcriptional regulator yields MPDPTDISSSADSPLSKEAMIEELSAHALPLMWALRQSAARTFEPLGFRTVRALLLELVGRGLAQPKELSEALQLVPPAVSTMISELEARGLIVRQSDPSDGRRVHLELTEAGERERARLREAWQRTLHAPLSALGDDELELGLRLVHKLRASASGGTL; encoded by the coding sequence ATGCCCGACCCTACCGACATCTCGTCCTCCGCCGACAGCCCCCTTTCCAAAGAGGCCATGATCGAGGAGCTCAGCGCGCACGCGCTGCCGCTCATGTGGGCGCTGCGGCAGAGCGCCGCGCGCACCTTTGAACCGCTCGGGTTCCGCACGGTCAGGGCCCTTCTGTTGGAGCTCGTCGGGCGCGGCCTCGCGCAACCCAAAGAGCTCTCGGAGGCGCTGCAGCTCGTACCGCCGGCGGTGTCGACGATGATCAGCGAGCTCGAGGCGCGCGGCCTCATCGTGCGGCAGAGCGACCCGAGCGACGGTCGGCGCGTTCACCTCGAACTCACAGAGGCGGGCGAACGGGAGCGCGCGCGCCTGCGCGAGGCGTGGCAGCGCACCTTACACGCCCCCCTCTCGGCTCTCGGCGACGACGAGCTCGAGCTCGGGCTGCGCCTGGTGCACAAGTTGCGGGCGTCGGCCTCGGGCGGCACCCTCTAG
- a CDS encoding IS5 family transposase (programmed frameshift), with product MARTDLSEKQWRALKAHLPANPQRGHAYVDHRRVINGILWRLKTGAPWRDVPERYGAWQTCWDRFTRWERSGDWQRILQALQAHADATGDIDWDGAALDSSHIKAHRSAAGARKRPAEGRKKGGLTDEWLGHSRGGHTSKVHVCADGKVRPLSLVVTAGQRNDAAWLERVLDEIHVPRLGRGRPRKRPSQLRLDRAYSFKKQRQGLRRRNIRCISPEREDAKKHRLAKGSKGGRPPAFDTKAYKGRNVIERCINRLKDFRAVATRYDKRGRNYLAGVLVASIILWL from the exons ATGGCACGGACGGACTTAAGCGAGAAACAGTGGCGAGCGTTAAAAGCGCATTTACCTGCGAATCCCCAACGCGGCCACGCCTACGTTGACCATCGCCGAGTTATCAACGGCATTTTGTGGCGGCTCAAGACTGGAGCACCTTGGCGAGATGTTCCTGAGCGCTACGGAGCCTGGCAAACCTGCTGGGACCGGTTCACGAGGTGGGAACGTAGCGGTGACTGGCAGCGCATCCTACAAGCCCTTCAAGCGCATGCCGACGCCACAGGCGATATTGACTGGGACGGAGCGGCCTTGGACAGCAGTCACATCAAAGCCCACCGGAGCGCTGCAGGTGCGAGAAAGCGGCCCGCCGAGG GGCGAAAAAAGGGGGGCTTGACAGATGAGTGGTTAGGCCACTCGCGTGGCGGGCATACCAGCAAAGTTCATGTCTGTGCTGATGGGAAGGTTCGCCCCCTGTCCCTTGTCGTGACCGCCGGGCAACGCAACGATGCCGCTTGGTTGGAGCGGGTGCTCGACGAGATACACGTACCACGTTTAGGTAGAGGGCGACCCCGAAAGCGCCCCTCACAGCTCCGCTTGGACCGGGCTTACAGCTTTAAGAAGCAGCGCCAAGGGTTGAGGCGACGGAACATTCGCTGTATCAGCCCTGAGCGAGAAGACGCCAAAAAGCACCGGCTCGCCAAGGGCTCCAAAGGTGGGCGTCCACCTGCTTTTGATACCAAGGCGTACAAGGGGCGCAACGTCATTGAGCGCTGCATCAACCGACTTAAAGACTTTCGTGCTGTAGCAACCCGCTATGACAAGCGGGGTCGGAACTACCTCGCGGGCGTGCTTGTCGCCTCCATTATCCTCTGGCTCTAA